GATCTTCGCATCCTTCCAGGGCTTGAGTTCGCCATCAAACCAGATCCAGCCATCACGCTGGTCCATCGGCAGGCCTGCCATAGTTCCTCTCCAGAAAATCTTGCCTTAGTCGCGCCTTCGCGTTTCCGTTGCCGCCGATCATGCATCAGGCCCAAACCCTTGGCAAACCGGAACGTCTTTGGGATAAGACAAAACGGCAGCGGCTATGGAGCGACTATGTCAGCGGTTCGAAAAAGTGTCAACAAGGCTGACATAAATTCCTCGCTGTCCGAGCATGCCCATTTGCCCCTCGACATCATGGGGCTTTTATTCTTTTCCTACAGGGATTTCACCGGCGATGCCGATGCCCTGCTCGAACGCCAGGGCTTTGGCCGCGCCCATCACCGCGTGCTTTATTTCGTCAATCTCAAGCCCGGCATGCCGGTGGCCGACCTGCTCGACATCCTGAAGATCACAAAGCAGAGTCTCGCCCGCGTTCTGCGCCAATTGCTCGACAATGGCTATGTCGAACAGCGCACCGGCGCGTCCGACCGCCGCCAGCGCCTGCTCTATGCCACCGACAAGGGCCGCGCCTTCTTCGCCGATCTCTCAGCCAATCAGGCCACCCGCATCGACGCGGCGATCGCCTCGCTTCCCCCCGAAGCGGCGGTCCAGGTGCGCCGCTTCCTCGTCGCCATGGTCAGGACCGAAGATCGGCCAACCCTCGACCGCCTGCGCCTCACCGATAATATTTAGCGCTCGGGCCAACTTGCCTTCCCTCGGGGGCTCCAATATCGTCTTGTCCCATGGGGAGGGAGCCGGGCGCGACAGCGCCTGAAATCCGCAATGACACTGGAGCAGCGCGATCCCGTTCCGCAGGAACTGGCGGCCTTGATGCGCGTGGCGGACACGCTCATGGAGCAACAGCAATTCCGCCGCGCCGCGCTGGAATATCGCGTCCTGCTGCACGAACCCGCCTTATTGGACAATCCGGCCGCCCGATACGAAACCTGGGCTAATCTCGGCGCCGCCCTGCTCTATGAATTTCTGGAAACCGCGCCCCATCCGAAAAGTGACCGCCTCCTCGATGAGGCGATCAAATGGCTGGGCAAGGCGCGCAGCCTGCTAGGCGGAAACACGCCGTTCAACACGCCGCCCGCTTTGGGGATCAATCTGGTGCGCGCTTATCACCAGCAATTCCTGCGCTCGGGCGAGGCCCGCCACCTGATGGCCGCCAATCTCGCGCTTGATGAAATCGCGACGGACGACCATCCCCTGATGGCCGAACGCCTCAAATCCCTGCGCCGCATGCTCATCGAGGCGGTCAGGCGCAAGAACCATTAGCAGACCGCATCCTGGCTCTCCGCAGGATCAGCCCCGCCCCAATTCCTCGCTGCGCTTTCGCGCCGCATCCACCGCCCGCGCCATGAGCGGGGCCAATCCGTCATCGGCCATCAGCACGGCGAGCGCCGCAGCGGTCGTGCCATTGGGCGAGGTGACATTCTGCCGGAGCACACTGGCCGGCGCCGGATCGGCGTCCAGCAAGGCCGCCGCGCCCACCACCGTCTGCCGCGCCAATTGCATCGCCACATGCTCGGGCAGGCCCTGCGCCACGCCCGCCGCGGCCAGCGCCTCGACCAGGTTGAACACATAGGCCGGTCCCGACCCGGAAACCGCCGTTACCGTGTCGAGATCGCCTTCCTCGGCGAACCAGGCCACCTGCCCCGCCGCCGCCAGCAGCGCATTGGCCGCCTCGCGATCCCGCGGCTCGACCTCCGGCCCGGCCACGGCGCCGGTC
This genomic stretch from Devosia sp. YIM 151766 harbors:
- a CDS encoding MarR family transcriptional regulator, encoding MGLLFFSYRDFTGDADALLERQGFGRAHHRVLYFVNLKPGMPVADLLDILKITKQSLARVLRQLLDNGYVEQRTGASDRRQRLLYATDKGRAFFADLSANQATRIDAAIASLPPEAAVQVRRFLVAMVRTEDRPTLDRLRLTDNI
- the proC gene encoding pyrroline-5-carboxylate reductase; protein product: MTHLRSIGPVMLVGAGKMGMALARGWLDAGLPPTNLVLVDPSPGEAARELAEDFGLVIHEQASGLEPNVLVLAVKPQIIGPVMDGLLPVMGPQTLVLSVAAGISIARLSEGLGTERVVRTMPNVPAQIGKGMTGAVAGPEVEPRDREAANALLAAAGQVAWFAEEGDLDTVTAVSGSGPAYVFNLVEALAAAGVAQGLPEHVAMQLARQTVVGAAALLDADPAPASVLRQNVTSPNGTTAAALAVLMADDGLAPLMARAVDAARKRSEELGRG